A region from the Mycobacterium heidelbergense genome encodes:
- a CDS encoding S9 family peptidase has protein sequence MTDTSHDAPLAPLPPIARRVETRREHHGDIFIDPYEWLRDKADPGVIAYLEAENDYADRMTAHLKPLRQRIFDEIKARTKETDLSVPTRQGEWWYYARTFEGKQYRVQCRCPVTDPDDWDPPVLDEDTEIPGEQILLDSNAEAEGHEFFALGAALVSLDGNLLAYSVDIVGDERYTLRFKDLRGGERLPDEIADIAAGVTWSADNRTVYYLTLDAAHRPDKVWRYRLGSGEPAELVYHEADERFWLGAGLTRSEKYVLIASGSSITSEVRYADSGDPHAPFTVVLPRREGVEYSVEHAVVGGQDRFLILHNDGAVNFTLTDAPVSDPTQQRTLIAHRDDVRLDGVDAFARHLVVSYRREALPRIQLWPIDPDGGYGGPEEVSFDSELMSCGLAGNPTWDSPKLRIRAGSLITPARVYDIDLATGERTLLREQPVLGGYRPEDYVERRDWALADDGTRIPVSIVHRADVEFPAPALLYGYGAYELCTDPSFSIARLSLLDRGMTFVIAHVRGGGEMGRPWYEHGKLLEKKNTFTDFVAVARHLVDSGLTRPHQLVALGGSAGGLLMGAVANLAPELFAGILAQVPFVDPLTTILDPSLPLTVTEWDEWGNPLSDGDVYSYMKSYSPYENVGARRYPAILAMTSLNDTRVYYVEPAKWVAALRHANTDGKPVLLKTQMNAGHGGVSGRYKAWQETAYQYAWLLAAADCDRYGGGQEDDLDGHPQG, from the coding sequence ATGACGGATACCTCCCATGACGCACCTTTGGCGCCCCTACCGCCCATAGCCAGGCGGGTCGAGACCCGGCGCGAACACCACGGCGACATCTTCATCGACCCGTACGAATGGCTGCGCGACAAGGCCGACCCCGGGGTGATCGCTTACCTGGAGGCCGAAAACGACTACGCCGACCGGATGACCGCCCACCTGAAACCGTTGCGGCAGCGGATTTTCGACGAGATCAAGGCGCGCACCAAAGAGACCGACCTGTCGGTGCCGACTCGACAAGGCGAGTGGTGGTACTACGCCCGCACCTTCGAGGGAAAGCAGTACCGGGTCCAGTGTCGTTGCCCGGTAACCGATCCCGACGACTGGGATCCCCCGGTCCTAGACGAGGACACCGAAATCCCCGGCGAACAGATTTTGCTCGACTCGAACGCCGAAGCCGAAGGCCACGAATTCTTCGCACTCGGCGCCGCGCTGGTGAGCCTGGACGGGAACCTGCTGGCATACTCCGTCGACATCGTCGGCGACGAGCGCTACACGCTGCGGTTCAAGGATTTACGCGGCGGCGAGCGGCTCCCCGACGAGATCGCCGACATCGCCGCGGGAGTCACGTGGTCGGCAGACAACCGCACCGTGTACTACCTGACCCTGGACGCGGCCCACCGTCCGGACAAGGTGTGGCGGTATCGACTCGGCTCCGGGGAGCCGGCGGAGTTGGTGTACCACGAAGCCGACGAACGGTTTTGGCTGGGCGCCGGGCTCACCCGAAGCGAGAAGTACGTGCTCATCGCCTCGGGGTCGTCCATCACCTCGGAGGTACGCTACGCGGACTCCGGCGATCCGCACGCACCGTTCACCGTCGTGCTGCCGCGGCGTGAGGGCGTCGAGTATTCGGTGGAGCACGCGGTCGTCGGCGGGCAAGACCGGTTTTTAATCCTGCACAACGACGGCGCGGTCAACTTCACGCTCACCGACGCCCCGGTCAGCGATCCAACCCAGCAACGCACCCTGATCGCGCACCGCGACGATGTCCGGCTCGACGGAGTGGATGCCTTTGCCCGGCACCTGGTGGTCAGCTACCGGCGTGAGGCGTTGCCCCGGATCCAGTTGTGGCCCATCGACCCCGACGGCGGCTACGGCGGGCCCGAAGAGGTTTCCTTCGACTCCGAGCTGATGTCGTGCGGCCTGGCAGGCAATCCGACCTGGGATTCGCCCAAGCTGCGGATCAGGGCGGGATCGTTGATCACTCCGGCGCGGGTCTACGACATCGACCTCGCCACCGGCGAGCGCACCTTGCTGCGCGAGCAACCGGTCCTCGGCGGCTATCGCCCCGAGGACTACGTCGAAAGGCGCGACTGGGCGCTGGCGGACGACGGCACCCGGATCCCCGTGTCGATCGTGCACCGCGCCGACGTCGAATTTCCGGCGCCGGCGCTGCTCTACGGGTACGGCGCCTACGAATTGTGCACCGATCCAAGCTTTTCCATCGCGCGGCTGTCGCTGCTGGACCGCGGGATGACGTTCGTCATCGCCCACGTCCGCGGTGGCGGTGAGATGGGTCGGCCATGGTACGAACACGGCAAGCTCCTGGAGAAGAAGAACACCTTCACCGACTTCGTCGCGGTGGCAAGGCATTTGGTGGATTCTGGCCTGACCAGACCGCATCAGCTGGTGGCCCTGGGTGGCAGCGCAGGCGGTCTGCTGATGGGTGCTGTGGCCAACTTGGCGCCGGAACTCTTTGCCGGAATCCTTGCGCAGGTCCCCTTCGTCGACCCGCTGACCACGATCCTCGACCCCTCGCTGCCGCTGACCGTCACCGAATGGGATGAATGGGGAAATCCCTTGAGCGACGGCGATGTTTACTCGTACATGAAGTCGTATTCGCCCTATGAGAACGTCGGGGCCAGACGGTACCCGGCCATTCTGGCGATGACGTCCCTCAACGACACCAGGGTCTACTATGTCGAGCCGGCCAAATGGGTTGCGGCGCTGCGGCACGCGAACACCGACGGCAAGCCGGTCCTGTTGAAGACCCAGATGAACGCGGGACACGGTGGTGTCAGTGGTCGCTACAAGGCCTGGCAGGAAACCGCGTACCAATACGCGTGGCTGCTAGCCGCTGCCGATTGCGACCGCTATGGCGGCGGCCAGGAAGACGACCTCGATGGCCATCCGCAGGGGTAG
- a CDS encoding DoxX family protein, with translation MAPLITLLLSTIAARSIGWLGVGYVNSWTAAIAVGLAAMFVLTGFSHFALPLRRDLIAIVPPRLPAPGLLVTVTGLLELLGAVGLLVPATRMAAAVCLLVLMLAMFPANVYASRMPDPPKSMTTRLPLRMAIEVVFLAAAIAVAIGSG, from the coding sequence ATGGCTCCGTTGATCACCCTGCTATTGAGCACCATCGCCGCCCGGAGCATCGGCTGGCTCGGCGTCGGCTATGTCAACAGCTGGACCGCGGCGATCGCCGTCGGGCTGGCGGCGATGTTCGTGCTGACCGGCTTCAGCCACTTCGCGCTGCCGCTGCGCCGCGACCTGATCGCGATCGTGCCGCCCCGGTTGCCCGCCCCCGGCCTGCTGGTCACCGTTACCGGCCTGCTCGAACTCCTGGGTGCCGTGGGGCTGTTGGTTCCCGCGACCCGGATGGCGGCGGCCGTCTGCCTGCTGGTGCTGATGCTGGCCATGTTCCCGGCCAACGTTTACGCCTCCCGGATGCCCGACCCGCCCAAGTCGATGACGACACGGCTACCCCTGCGGATGGCCATCGAGGTCGTCTTCCTGGCCGCCGCCATAGCGGTCGCAATCGGCAGCGGCTAG
- a CDS encoding TetR/AcrR family transcriptional regulator — translation MKRPNYHHGDLRAAILTEAARLVAERGADGVSLRELARSAGVSHAAPAHHFTDRRGLFTALATQGFQLLARALIDARGRFADAALAYVGFALEHPGHYRVMFDKSLLDATDTELAAAEAAAGAELSCGVATLRDPGAQADPTGAQLAAWSLVHGFSMLWLNGAVNDQVRQADPMATVARIATMLFDG, via the coding sequence GTGAAGCGCCCGAACTACCACCATGGCGACCTGCGCGCGGCGATCCTCACCGAGGCCGCGCGATTGGTGGCCGAGCGCGGCGCGGACGGAGTTTCGTTGCGCGAGTTGGCCCGCAGCGCCGGTGTGTCACATGCGGCACCGGCTCACCACTTCACCGATCGGCGAGGGCTGTTCACCGCGCTGGCCACCCAGGGATTCCAGCTGCTGGCCCGGGCGCTGATCGATGCCCGGGGCCGCTTCGCCGACGCGGCCCTGGCCTACGTGGGGTTCGCCCTCGAGCACCCCGGCCATTACCGGGTGATGTTCGACAAGTCGCTCCTCGACGCGACCGACACCGAACTGGCCGCCGCCGAGGCCGCCGCCGGGGCGGAACTGTCCTGTGGGGTGGCGACGTTGCGGGATCCCGGCGCGCAGGCCGACCCCACGGGTGCCCAGCTGGCGGCATGGTCACTGGTACACGGGTTTTCGATGCTGTGGCTCAACGGCGCGGTCAACGATCAAGTCAGGCAGGCCGATCCGATGGCCACCGTCGCGCGGATAGCGACGATGCTATTCGACGGGTAG
- a CDS encoding DHA2 family efflux MFS transporter permease subunit yields the protein MLSNAMEKARPAAADIPPLIAVTQHPGAHVGPDKLDAALLRISGVCILATVMAILDVTVVSVAQRTFIDQFSSSQAVVAWTMTGYTLALATVIPLTGWAADRFGTKRLFMGSVLAFMLGSLLCAMASNILQLIIFRVVQGVGGGMLLPVSFMILTREAGPGRLGRLMSILSIPMLLAPICGPVVGGWLIDTSSWRWIFLINLPIGLVTVALAAIVFPRDHPARSETFDVIGCLLLSPGLATFLFAVSSIPGRGTVADRHVLIPATIGLALIAAFVVHAWHRADHPLIDLRLFSNPVLTQANVTMLVFATAFFGAGLLLPSYFQQVLHHTPMQAGVHMIPQGLGAMLTMRLTGPMVDRRGPGKIVLVGIALITAGLGTFAFGVARQADYQPTLLVGLTVMGLGMGCTMMPLSVASVQALAPHQIARGTTVMSVSHQVGGSMGTALMSMILTNQFNRSENITAAKTLVSLQQKAAASGLPVDRSAIPRQSLVPGFSGNVLHDLSHAYTAVFVIAVVLVIATIIPASFLPKRPASETAGEVARLPVE from the coding sequence ATGCTAAGCAACGCCATGGAAAAGGCCCGTCCAGCAGCGGCCGACATCCCGCCGCTCATCGCCGTCACTCAGCATCCGGGCGCGCACGTTGGTCCCGACAAGCTGGACGCCGCGCTTCTCCGGATCTCCGGCGTGTGCATCCTGGCCACGGTGATGGCGATCCTGGATGTCACCGTCGTCAGCGTCGCGCAACGAACCTTCATCGACCAATTCAGCTCATCCCAGGCCGTCGTCGCGTGGACCATGACCGGCTACACGCTCGCGTTAGCGACCGTGATCCCACTGACCGGGTGGGCGGCCGACCGATTCGGCACCAAACGGCTGTTCATGGGCTCCGTGCTGGCCTTCATGCTCGGCTCGCTGCTGTGCGCGATGGCGTCAAACATTCTGCAGCTGATCATATTTCGCGTCGTGCAGGGCGTCGGTGGCGGCATGTTGCTGCCCGTGAGCTTCATGATCCTGACCCGCGAAGCGGGCCCCGGGCGGCTCGGCCGCCTGATGTCCATCCTGAGCATCCCCATGCTGCTCGCCCCGATCTGCGGGCCAGTCGTGGGCGGCTGGCTCATCGACACCTCCAGTTGGAGATGGATCTTCCTGATCAACCTGCCGATCGGGCTCGTCACCGTCGCCCTTGCGGCCATCGTGTTCCCCAGGGATCACCCGGCGCGGTCCGAGACCTTCGACGTCATCGGCTGCCTGCTGCTCTCGCCCGGCCTGGCGACGTTCCTGTTCGCCGTGTCGTCCATCCCGGGCCGCGGCACCGTGGCCGATCGGCACGTGCTGATACCGGCGACCATCGGCCTGGCGTTGATCGCCGCGTTCGTCGTGCACGCGTGGCACCGCGCGGATCACCCGCTCATCGATCTGCGGCTGTTCTCCAACCCCGTGCTTACCCAGGCCAACGTCACGATGCTGGTATTCGCCACCGCCTTTTTCGGCGCCGGCCTGCTGCTCCCGAGCTACTTCCAGCAGGTGCTGCACCACACGCCGATGCAAGCCGGCGTGCACATGATCCCCCAGGGGCTCGGTGCCATGCTGACCATGCGGCTGACCGGACCGATGGTCGACAGGCGCGGACCGGGCAAGATCGTGCTGGTCGGCATTGCGCTGATCACCGCCGGCCTGGGCACTTTCGCCTTCGGGGTGGCCAGGCAGGCCGATTACCAACCCACCCTGCTGGTCGGCCTGACGGTCATGGGACTGGGCATGGGTTGCACCATGATGCCGCTGTCGGTGGCGTCGGTGCAGGCACTGGCCCCGCACCAGATTGCCCGCGGTACAACGGTGATGAGCGTCAGCCATCAGGTGGGCGGCTCGATGGGAACCGCACTGATGTCGATGATCCTGACCAACCAGTTCAATCGAAGCGAAAACATCACCGCCGCAAAAACACTCGTGTCGCTACAACAGAAGGCCGCCGCCAGCGGACTGCCGGTTGACCGGTCCGCAATACCCCGGCAGTCACTCGTCCCCGGCTTCTCGGGCAATGTGCTGCACGACCTTTCCCATGCCTATACGGCGGTATTCGTGATCGCGGTCGTGTTGGTGATCGCGACCATCATCCCGGCCTCGTTTCTGCCGAAGAGACCGGCGAGCGAAACGGCCGGCGAAGTAGCGCGGCTACCCGTCGAATAG
- a CDS encoding DUF2334 domain-containing protein gives MSGKLIVSVSGIGERTLADVEAFCGQMDARKVPVSLLVAPRLSGDYRLDRYPHTVEWLTARRAGGDAIVLHGYDDPATKKRRGEFAILRAHEANLRLMAADRVLEHLGLRTRLFAAPGWVVSPGVVKALPQNGFRLLADLHGVTDLVRHTTVRARVLGIGEGFLTEPWWCRMVVLSAERIARRGGVVRVAVAARQLRKPGPLQAMLDAVDLALMHGCTPTVYRWRADKAILDAA, from the coding sequence GTGTCTGGAAAATTGATCGTCTCGGTCTCGGGCATAGGGGAACGCACCCTGGCCGACGTCGAGGCGTTCTGCGGGCAGATGGATGCCCGCAAGGTGCCGGTGTCGTTGCTGGTGGCTCCGCGCCTGTCCGGCGACTACCGGCTCGACCGCTACCCGCACACCGTCGAGTGGCTGACCGCCCGGCGGGCCGGTGGCGACGCCATCGTGCTGCACGGCTACGACGATCCGGCCACCAAGAAGCGCCGCGGCGAATTCGCGATTCTGCGCGCACACGAAGCCAACCTGCGGCTGATGGCCGCCGACCGCGTCCTCGAGCACCTCGGGCTGCGCACCCGGCTGTTCGCCGCACCGGGCTGGGTGGTGTCGCCGGGCGTCGTCAAGGCGTTGCCGCAGAACGGCTTTCGGCTGCTTGCCGACCTGCACGGGGTGACCGACCTGGTCCGGCACACCACCGTCCGCGCCCGGGTCCTCGGTATCGGGGAGGGCTTCCTGACCGAGCCGTGGTGGTGCCGCATGGTCGTGCTGTCCGCCGAGCGGATCGCCCGCCGCGGCGGCGTCGTGCGGGTGGCGGTGGCGGCCCGTCAACTGCGCAAGCCCGGCCCGCTGCAGGCGATGCTGGACGCCGTCGACCTGGCCTTGATGCACGGCTGCACGCCGACGGTGTACCGGTGGCGGGCCGACAAGGCGATTCTTGACGCCGCCTGA
- a CDS encoding FAD-binding dehydrogenase yields the protein MTDSSAAGFAADAIIVGAGLSGLVAACELVDRGLRVLILDQENSANLGGQAFWSFGGLFFVDSPEQRRLGIRDSHELALQDWLGTAAFDRPEDYWPRQWAHAYVDFAAGEKRSWLRARGLEIFPLVGWAERGGYDARGHGNSVPRFHITWGTGPALVEIFARRLRDRSTVRFAHRHRVDELILEGSAGDAVTGVRGTVLEPTAAPRGVASSRKSVGEFEFRASAVIVTSGGIGGNHDLVRKNWPKRMGRVPEQLLSGVPAHVDGRMIAISQKAGARVINPDRMWHYTEGITNYDPIWPLHGIRIIPGPSSLWLDASGKRLPIPLYPGFDTLGTLEYITKSGYDYTWFVLNAKIIEKEFALSGQEQNPDLTGRSVRELLRNRVSPGPPRPVRAFIDRGVDFVSAHSLRELVNAMNKLPDVEHLDYATVEAEVTARDREVANKFSKDGQITAIRAARGYLGDRLGRVVAPHRLTDPKAGPMIAVKLHILTRKTLGGIETDLAGRVLTGDGTPLAGLYAAGEVAGFGGGGVHGYRALEGTFLGGCIFSGRAAGRGAGDDIS from the coding sequence ATGACTGATTCTTCGGCCGCAGGGTTCGCCGCCGACGCGATTATCGTCGGCGCCGGGCTGTCGGGCCTGGTGGCCGCCTGCGAATTGGTGGACCGCGGCTTGCGGGTGCTGATCCTCGACCAGGAGAACAGCGCCAACCTGGGCGGGCAGGCCTTCTGGTCGTTCGGCGGCCTGTTCTTCGTCGACAGCCCGGAACAGCGCCGCCTGGGCATCCGCGACAGCCACGAACTCGCCTTACAGGATTGGCTCGGTACAGCGGCCTTCGACCGGCCCGAGGACTACTGGCCGCGCCAATGGGCGCATGCCTACGTCGATTTCGCGGCCGGGGAGAAACGCAGCTGGCTGCGCGCCCGGGGGCTCGAGATCTTTCCGCTGGTGGGCTGGGCCGAGCGTGGCGGCTACGACGCACGGGGACACGGCAACTCGGTGCCCCGCTTTCACATCACGTGGGGTACCGGGCCGGCCTTGGTCGAAATCTTCGCGCGTCGGCTGCGCGACCGCTCGACGGTGCGCTTCGCGCATCGCCACCGGGTGGACGAGTTGATCCTGGAGGGCAGCGCGGGTGACGCGGTGACCGGCGTCCGGGGCACCGTGCTGGAGCCCACCGCGGCGCCGCGCGGTGTGGCGTCGTCACGAAAGTCAGTGGGGGAATTTGAGTTTCGTGCTTCTGCGGTCATTGTGACCAGCGGCGGCATCGGCGGTAACCACGACTTGGTGCGAAAGAACTGGCCGAAGCGGATGGGCCGCGTCCCCGAGCAACTGCTCAGCGGGGTGCCCGCGCATGTCGACGGCAGGATGATTGCCATTTCGCAAAAGGCCGGCGCGCGGGTGATCAACCCCGACCGGATGTGGCACTACACCGAAGGCATCACGAATTACGACCCGATCTGGCCGCTGCACGGCATCCGGATCATTCCGGGTCCGTCGTCGCTGTGGCTGGATGCGTCGGGCAAGCGGTTGCCGATCCCGCTGTACCCGGGATTCGACACCCTCGGCACACTGGAATACATCACCAAGTCCGGGTACGACTACACCTGGTTCGTGTTGAATGCCAAGATCATTGAGAAGGAATTCGCGCTGTCGGGCCAAGAGCAGAACCCGGATCTGACCGGGCGGAGCGTCCGCGAGCTGCTGCGGAACCGCGTCAGTCCCGGACCGCCGCGACCGGTGCGGGCCTTCATCGACCGGGGCGTGGACTTCGTCAGCGCGCACTCGCTGCGCGAGCTGGTGAACGCGATGAACAAGCTGCCCGACGTGGAGCACCTGGACTACGCCACGGTCGAGGCCGAGGTCACCGCCCGCGATCGCGAGGTGGCCAACAAGTTCAGCAAAGACGGGCAGATCACCGCGATTCGCGCCGCCCGCGGTTATCTGGGCGACCGGCTGGGCCGGGTGGTCGCACCGCATCGGCTGACCGATCCCAAGGCGGGGCCGATGATCGCCGTCAAGCTGCACATCCTGACCCGAAAGACGTTGGGCGGCATCGAGACCGACCTGGCCGGGCGGGTGCTCACCGGCGACGGCACCCCGCTTGCCGGGCTGTACGCGGCCGGCGAGGTGGCCGGGTTCGGCGGGGGAGGCGTGCATGGCTACCGGGCGTTGGAGGGGACCTTCCTGGGTGGCTGCATCTTCTCCGGGCGCGCCGCCGGCCGCGGCGCCGGCGATGACATTTCTTGA
- a CDS encoding MBL fold metallo-hydrolase, whose product MQLTHFGHSCLLAEFDNTRMLFDPGTFAHGFEGITGLSAILITHQHPDHVDVTRLPSLLEGNPDAALYADPQTTAQLGDPCRAVHVGDELRIEELTVRAVGGRHAVIHPEIPVIENISYLVGDGGHAARLMHPGDALFVPDEPVDVLAAPAAAPWMRIAEAVDYLRAVAPARAIPIHQGIIAPDARGIYYGRLGEMTSTDFQVLPEESAVAF is encoded by the coding sequence ATGCAGCTGACGCATTTCGGCCATTCCTGCCTACTTGCCGAGTTCGACAACACCCGTATGCTTTTTGATCCCGGTACCTTTGCCCACGGTTTCGAGGGAATCACCGGCCTGTCCGCCATCCTGATCACCCATCAGCATCCCGACCACGTCGACGTCACGCGGCTGCCGTCGCTGCTGGAGGGCAATCCGGACGCCGCACTGTACGCCGATCCGCAGACCACCGCTCAGCTGGGCGACCCGTGCCGGGCGGTGCACGTCGGCGACGAGCTGCGGATCGAGGAGCTGACCGTGCGCGCCGTCGGCGGCCGGCACGCCGTGATCCATCCGGAAATCCCTGTGATAGAGAACATTTCGTATCTGGTGGGCGACGGAGGGCACGCCGCCAGGTTGATGCATCCCGGCGATGCGTTGTTCGTGCCCGACGAACCGGTGGACGTCTTGGCCGCGCCGGCGGCGGCCCCGTGGATGAGGATCGCCGAGGCCGTCGATTACCTGCGCGCGGTCGCACCGGCACGCGCAATACCCATTCACCAGGGCATCATCGCACCGGACGCGAGGGGCATCTACTACGGCCGGCTCGGCGAGATGACCAGCACCGACTTCCAGGTGTTGCCCGAAGAAAGCGCGGTCGCCTTCTGA
- a CDS encoding ATPase: protein MAEMRQLHVYDCALTGVMPMRVILATIMVVGSFAVALTVAVPAQADPETCPPVCDQIPNTAWIPRYAVPLNPVYNWPALASLAVQTTGAASGPRFRFEDVCATPAARQDARDSAVAARVTVVHPDGQWQLQAQILHWRGDTARGGPTAASVFSNAVAALRGCQQRAPAQSPSITSDEPNRMAAVISGPVVMHTYLVAHVASSTISELTLWSQGPPQVPWPAMADDPVLNSMTAPLCDAYIASCP, encoded by the coding sequence ATGGCCGAAATGCGTCAGCTGCATGTCTACGATTGTGCCCTGACGGGGGTGATGCCGATGCGGGTGATCCTGGCGACGATCATGGTTGTCGGCAGTTTCGCCGTGGCGCTGACCGTCGCGGTACCCGCCCAGGCAGACCCAGAGACTTGTCCGCCCGTTTGCGACCAGATCCCGAACACCGCGTGGATCCCCCGCTACGCCGTGCCGCTGAACCCGGTCTACAACTGGCCCGCGCTCGCCTCCCTCGCGGTGCAGACGACGGGGGCGGCGTCCGGGCCGCGTTTCCGGTTCGAGGATGTGTGCGCCACACCGGCGGCACGGCAGGACGCTCGCGACTCGGCGGTCGCGGCCCGCGTGACGGTCGTACACCCCGACGGTCAGTGGCAGTTGCAGGCGCAGATCCTGCACTGGCGCGGTGACACGGCCCGCGGCGGCCCGACCGCGGCTTCGGTGTTCAGCAACGCCGTCGCCGCGCTGCGCGGCTGCCAACAGCGGGCACCGGCGCAGTCGCCATCGATCACCAGCGACGAGCCGAACCGGATGGCCGCGGTGATCAGCGGTCCCGTCGTCATGCACACCTACCTGGTCGCCCACGTCGCCAGCAGCACGATCAGCGAGCTCACGCTGTGGTCCCAGGGCCCCCCACAGGTTCCCTGGCCGGCGATGGCGGACGATCCCGTGCTGAACTCCATGACCGCCCCGTTGTGCGACGCCTACATCGCCTCGTGCCCATGA
- the purS gene encoding phosphoribosylformylglycinamidine synthase subunit PurS, with translation MSRVVVHVMPKAEILDPQGQAIVGALGRLGHPGISNVRQGKRFELEVDDTVDDSTLAEIAESLLANTVIEDWTISRETP, from the coding sequence GTGAGCCGGGTGGTCGTTCATGTGATGCCCAAAGCTGAGATTCTTGACCCGCAGGGTCAGGCGATTGTCGGCGCACTGGGCCGGCTAGGCCACCCCGGAATCTCGAATGTCAGGCAGGGCAAGAGGTTTGAGCTTGAAGTGGACGATACTGTTGACGACTCCACGCTTGCCGAGATCGCCGAATCCCTGCTGGCGAACACCGTGATCGAGGACTGGACGATCAGCAGGGAGACGCCATGA
- the purQ gene encoding phosphoribosylformylglycinamidine synthase subunit PurQ, giving the protein MTARIGVITFPGTLDDVDASRAARRVGAEAVSLWHADADLKGVDAVVVPGGFSYGDYLRAGAIARFAPVMTEVVDAARRGMPVLGICNGFQVLCEAGLLPGALTRNAGLHFICRDVWLRVASTSTAWTSRFEPDADLLVPLKSGEGRYVAPANVLDELEGECRVVFRYHDNPNGSLRDIAGVSSANGRVVGLMPHPEHATEALTGPSDDGLGLFYSALDAVLTA; this is encoded by the coding sequence ATGACGGCCCGGATCGGCGTCATCACCTTTCCCGGGACGCTCGACGACGTGGACGCCTCCCGCGCGGCGCGTCGCGTCGGCGCCGAGGCGGTCAGCCTGTGGCACGCCGACGCCGACCTCAAGGGGGTCGACGCCGTGGTGGTCCCCGGCGGTTTCTCCTACGGTGACTACCTGCGGGCCGGCGCGATCGCCAGGTTCGCCCCGGTGATGACCGAAGTGGTCGACGCTGCCCGGCGCGGCATGCCGGTCTTGGGAATTTGCAACGGCTTTCAGGTGCTCTGCGAGGCCGGCCTGCTGCCCGGCGCCCTGACTCGCAACGCGGGTCTGCACTTCATCTGCCGCGACGTGTGGCTGCGGGTCGCATCGACGTCGACGGCCTGGACGTCGCGCTTCGAGCCCGACGCGGATCTGCTGGTGCCGCTGAAGTCCGGCGAAGGACGCTACGTGGCCCCGGCGAACGTGCTCGACGAGCTGGAGGGCGAGTGCCGGGTGGTGTTCCGCTACCACGACAACCCCAACGGCTCGCTGCGCGATATCGCCGGCGTCAGTTCCGCCAACGGCCGAGTCGTCGGGCTGATGCCACATCCGGAGCACGCCACCGAAGCGCTGACGGGTCCCTCCGACGACGGGCTGGGCCTGTTCTATTCGGCGCTGGACGCCGTGCTAACCGCTTGA
- a CDS encoding Rv0792c family HTH-type transcriptional regulator, whose protein sequence is MASRVLDLDALNLRISRGSVPASTQLAEALKAGIIKQRLPRGGRLPSERELIDRSGLSRVTVRAAVGLLERQGWLIRRQGLGTFVANPVKQELGSGVRTITEVLASSGITPLVDVLSHRVDEAPQQIAETLGLPKALCIHRRFRDGDLPLALMIAYLPPGLGKAVEPLLSSASHGQPGAAMESTYTMWERLGVQIARATHEIHAAGASLEVAGALAVPLGSPVLVLERTSYTDDGKPLEVVEFHYRPERYRFSVTLPRTMPGPGAGIVERREPT, encoded by the coding sequence ATGGCCAGTAGGGTCCTGGACCTCGACGCCCTGAATCTGCGGATATCGCGCGGCAGCGTGCCCGCGAGCACCCAGCTCGCCGAGGCCCTCAAAGCGGGGATCATCAAACAGCGCCTGCCCCGCGGCGGACGCTTGCCCAGCGAGCGGGAGTTGATCGATCGCTCTGGGTTGAGCCGGGTGACCGTCCGTGCGGCGGTCGGGCTCCTCGAACGTCAGGGGTGGCTGATTCGCCGGCAAGGTCTGGGCACATTCGTCGCCAACCCGGTGAAACAGGAACTGGGCTCCGGCGTCCGCACGATCACCGAGGTGCTGGCAAGCTCCGGCATCACCCCCCTCGTCGACGTGCTGTCCCATCGCGTCGACGAGGCGCCGCAACAGATCGCCGAAACGCTGGGCCTGCCCAAGGCCCTGTGCATTCACCGGCGTTTTCGCGACGGCGACCTACCCCTGGCCCTGATGATCGCTTATCTTCCGCCGGGATTGGGTAAAGCCGTTGAGCCACTGCTGTCGAGCGCGTCACACGGACAGCCCGGGGCCGCGATGGAAAGCACCTACACGATGTGGGAGCGACTGGGCGTTCAGATCGCCAGGGCGACCCACGAGATTCATGCGGCCGGCGCCTCCCTCGAGGTGGCCGGCGCGTTGGCCGTGCCGTTGGGGTCACCCGTGTTGGTCCTCGAGCGCACCAGCTACACCGACGACGGCAAGCCCCTCGAAGTGGTGGAATTCCACTATCGCCCCGAGCGGTACCGGTTCTCGGTCACCCTGCCAAGGACAATGCCCGGGCCCGGCGCCGGAATCGTCGAGCGGCGCGAGCCGACATAA